In Chloracidobacterium sp., the following proteins share a genomic window:
- a CDS encoding PD40 domain-containing protein: MLKRIAAAAAISLFLSICALAQTKLLRFPDIQGNSVVFTYGGDLWQVSDSGGTAVRLTSHPGVETYAKFSPDGKWIAFTGQYDGDEQVYVMPSGGGEPKQLTFYPSRGPLAPRWGYDNQVHGWTNDGRIVFRSQRESWSLPIARLFTVSPSGGPAEALPMPEAGSGDFSPDGAKMAYSPRFRDFRPEKRYGGGQANKLYIYDMATADAKLISDTPRASRDAMWIGNTVFYNSDKDGKFNLYAYDVSSGKTSQITRNRDWDIRWPSSDNKGRIIYERDGELEILDISSKRATKLSITVPDDGINRRPRQASVANRVSWFGLSPKGERAVFSARGDIFTVPIEKGGVRNLTRTSGANDRFPAWSPDGRLIAYMSDQSGEDEVWLAAQDGSSEPQQLTTGGSAQRYPVQWSSDSKKILFGDKNGRVYVVTVATKQMQMIVDAPNGQITDYEFSPKGGFVAFTMQNTDGVSSVYVWSAQENKNYRVTPAMFQADSPTWDPSGNYLYFLSDREYAPLISGAEFNYATNRTGQIYALTLTSAGKNPFPPESDEAMIVEDKKEGSPSPTPTAAPAAPTEKIDFDGIESRAVRVPGLGADNYAGLAATKGHLLYSVQPAFYYGRQAETQPSVRIYSTKDRKETTLLSGAGGFRLSADGLKLMSAQQGAYLMMDANSNGERSRKNISTAGLVTEIDPRAEWNQIFNEVWRQYRDWFYAPNMHGYDWAKIREDYRKWLPYVNHRSDLNYLLSEMQSELTVQHAYIDGGDFNLPPRVRVALAGARFQADKPANRYKISKIYAGQNEEDIYRSPFTEVGSDAKVGDYVIAIDGQDVTADRDIYSYLRGKADSTVTFTLNSTPSAQGARTVTIRPITDEGNLAYLDWVLANRRRVDEMSGGRLGYLHIPDMGAPGLREFIKWYYPQLKKEGLVVDVRANGGGNVSRMLIERLRRKLLGVNYTNYNQDGSPYPDGVFLGPMIAILNENSASDGDIFPYMFREAGLGQLIGKRSWGGVVGISNRGTLIDGGVVNVPQSALANTKGEYIIEGYGVDPDIEVDNDPRSVIAGRDPQLERAISELMKKLTAPVRLPKRPADPVKTRP; the protein is encoded by the coding sequence ATGTTGAAGCGAATCGCCGCTGCGGCTGCCATCAGCCTATTCCTGTCAATCTGCGCCCTGGCCCAAACCAAATTACTTCGGTTCCCTGACATACAGGGAAATAGTGTCGTGTTTACTTACGGCGGCGACCTTTGGCAGGTTTCCGATTCCGGCGGCACCGCCGTCCGACTGACGTCACATCCCGGCGTCGAGACCTATGCGAAATTCTCGCCCGACGGCAAGTGGATCGCCTTTACGGGCCAATATGACGGCGATGAGCAGGTCTACGTAATGCCGTCAGGAGGCGGTGAGCCTAAGCAATTGACGTTTTATCCGTCGCGCGGCCCACTGGCACCTCGCTGGGGCTACGACAATCAGGTCCATGGCTGGACAAATGACGGTCGGATCGTCTTTCGCAGTCAGCGAGAATCCTGGTCGCTGCCTATAGCAAGGCTCTTCACCGTTTCTCCGTCGGGCGGCCCCGCTGAGGCCTTGCCGATGCCTGAGGCGGGTTCGGGCGACTTCTCGCCTGACGGTGCAAAGATGGCATACAGCCCGCGATTTCGGGATTTTCGCCCGGAGAAGCGTTACGGCGGCGGCCAGGCCAACAAACTCTATATCTACGACATGGCGACAGCCGATGCCAAGCTTATCTCCGATACTCCTCGTGCCTCTCGTGACGCCATGTGGATCGGTAATACGGTGTTCTATAACTCGGATAAGGACGGCAAGTTCAACCTATATGCCTATGACGTTTCCAGCGGAAAGACATCTCAGATAACTCGCAATCGAGATTGGGATATACGCTGGCCAAGCTCGGACAACAAGGGCCGCATCATCTATGAGCGAGACGGCGAGCTCGAAATACTTGATATTTCGTCAAAACGCGCAACTAAGCTCTCGATCACCGTCCCCGACGATGGCATTAATCGACGGCCGAGACAGGCATCCGTCGCAAACCGCGTAAGCTGGTTCGGACTGAGCCCCAAAGGGGAAAGGGCTGTTTTCAGCGCCCGCGGCGATATCTTTACGGTGCCCATCGAGAAAGGCGGCGTTCGCAATTTGACGCGAACTTCAGGAGCCAATGATCGATTTCCCGCGTGGTCACCTGATGGACGCCTGATAGCCTATATGTCTGATCAGAGCGGCGAGGATGAGGTGTGGCTCGCCGCTCAGGATGGCTCCTCCGAACCACAGCAGTTGACCACCGGCGGTTCGGCTCAGCGCTACCCGGTGCAATGGTCGTCAGACAGCAAGAAGATCCTGTTTGGCGACAAGAACGGCCGCGTTTATGTTGTCACCGTAGCGACGAAGCAAATGCAAATGATCGTTGACGCGCCGAACGGCCAGATCACCGATTATGAGTTTTCGCCAAAGGGCGGGTTTGTCGCCTTCACGATGCAGAACACGGATGGCGTCTCGTCCGTCTATGTCTGGAGTGCGCAGGAGAACAAGAACTACCGGGTCACCCCCGCGATGTTCCAGGCCGATAGCCCCACATGGGACCCGAGTGGAAACTACCTGTATTTTCTCAGTGACCGCGAGTATGCTCCGCTGATCTCAGGCGCGGAATTTAACTATGCCACAAATCGAACAGGCCAGATCTATGCCCTCACGTTGACGTCCGCCGGCAAGAACCCTTTTCCGCCTGAAAGCGATGAAGCCATGATAGTCGAGGACAAAAAGGAGGGCTCGCCATCACCCACGCCAACAGCCGCACCGGCGGCCCCGACGGAGAAGATCGATTTCGATGGGATCGAGAGCCGCGCCGTTCGGGTTCCCGGCCTCGGTGCAGACAATTACGCCGGCCTTGCGGCCACGAAGGGGCATCTGCTCTATTCAGTTCAGCCCGCCTTCTACTATGGACGCCAGGCCGAGACCCAGCCGTCGGTCCGCATCTATTCGACCAAGGACCGAAAAGAAACGACGCTCCTTTCGGGTGCCGGCGGCTTCAGGCTTTCGGCCGATGGCTTGAAGCTGATGTCCGCTCAGCAGGGTGCATACCTGATGATGGATGCAAATTCGAACGGCGAACGCTCCCGGAAGAACATTTCGACCGCCGGCCTTGTCACCGAGATCGATCCGAGAGCGGAGTGGAACCAGATATTCAACGAGGTGTGGCGTCAATACCGTGACTGGTTCTACGCCCCGAACATGCATGGCTATGACTGGGCAAAGATCCGCGAGGACTACCGCAAGTGGCTGCCGTATGTGAATCATCGCTCCGACCTTAACTATTTGCTGTCTGAGATGCAGTCTGAGCTTACCGTTCAGCACGCCTACATCGACGGTGGCGACTTTAATCTGCCGCCGAGGGTTCGTGTCGCTCTGGCCGGCGCGAGATTCCAGGCCGATAAACCTGCCAATCGCTACAAGATCAGTAAGATCTATGCGGGGCAAAACGAAGAGGATATATACCGATCTCCATTTACCGAGGTCGGAAGCGACGCCAAAGTTGGCGACTACGTGATCGCGATAGATGGCCAGGACGTCACAGCGGACCGGGACATATACTCGTATCTGCGCGGAAAGGCTGACAGCACGGTCACTTTCACCCTCAATTCCACGCCATCTGCACAAGGTGCTCGAACCGTAACGATTCGTCCCATCACGGATGAGGGAAACCTCGCCTACCTTGATTGGGTGCTTGCCAACCGGCGTCGCGTTGACGAAATGTCCGGCGGACGACTTGGCTACCTGCATATCCCCGATATGGGCGCGCCCGGACTCCGGGAGTTTATCAAATGGTATTACCCTCAGCTAAAGAAGGAAGGCCTGGTCGTGGATGTCAGGGCAAACGGCGGAGGCAACGTCTCGCGAATGCTCATCGAACGCCTCAGGCGAAAGTTGCTCGGCGTTAACTATACCAACTACAATCAGGACGGCAGCCCCTACCCGGACGGCGTATTTCTGGGCCCGATGATCGCTATCCTTAATGAGAATTCTGCGTCGGACGGTGATATATTTCCGTACATGTTCCGTGAGGCAGGGCTGGGGCAGCTGATCGGCAAGCGGAGCTGGGGCGGCGTCGTTGGTATAAGCAACCGGGGCACGCTCATAGACGGCGGCGTTGTAAATGTTCCTCAGTCCGCCCTTGCCAACACAAAGGGTGAGTACATTATCGAAGGATACGGGGTCGACCCGGATATCGAGGTTGACAACGATCCGAGATCGGTGATCGCAGGCCGCGATCCACAACTTGAGCGAGCGATCTCAGAGCTTATGAAGAAGCTAACCGCACCGGTGAGGCTGCCCAAACGTCCGGCTGATCCGGTCAAGACAAGGCCTTAA
- a CDS encoding ABC transporter ATP-binding protein, which translates to MTLLEVEHLKTHFPTRSGLVKAVDDVSFHIGEGELLGLVGESGCGKSITALSVMKLVSPPGEIVSGSIRFKGEEITTASYERLRQLRGNDIAMIFQDPMTSLNPVYSVGEQIAEALRLHRRLDRKQAWAAAVDAMREVSIPSPEQRASDYPHQLSGGMRQRVMIAMALACDPELLIADEPTTALDVTIQAQILELLDELRRTRKLAVLLITHDLGVVAEVADRVCVMYTGKIVEESSVRELFARSKHPYTQGLLRSVPKLSESKAAKPERLQTIEGTVPNPTNLPPGCHFAPRCEFTMERCKHGEIPFYRTEDGALVRCVLYDEGSKTLTANG; encoded by the coding sequence ATGACTTTACTTGAGGTTGAGCACCTCAAAACACACTTCCCTACGAGGTCCGGGCTCGTCAAGGCCGTCGATGATGTGAGTTTTCACATCGGCGAGGGCGAACTCCTCGGTCTCGTCGGCGAATCCGGCTGCGGCAAATCTATTACCGCATTGTCCGTGATGAAGCTCGTCTCACCACCGGGCGAGATCGTTAGTGGATCTATCCGCTTTAAAGGGGAGGAGATCACGACGGCCTCCTACGAACGGCTCCGCCAACTTCGCGGCAACGACATCGCGATGATCTTCCAGGACCCGATGACCTCGCTCAATCCTGTTTATTCGGTCGGTGAGCAGATCGCCGAGGCCTTACGCCTACACCGCAGGCTCGATCGGAAGCAGGCCTGGGCTGCGGCCGTCGACGCTATGCGCGAGGTTTCGATCCCTTCACCCGAACAGCGCGCTTCCGACTATCCTCACCAGCTTTCAGGTGGAATGCGCCAGCGTGTGATGATCGCAATGGCCCTAGCGTGCGACCCTGAACTCCTGATCGCCGACGAGCCTACTACGGCACTTGATGTAACAATACAGGCGCAGATCCTTGAGTTGCTTGATGAACTTCGAAGAACGCGCAAGCTCGCCGTTCTGCTTATCACTCACGATCTCGGTGTGGTTGCAGAGGTGGCCGACCGCGTTTGTGTAATGTACACCGGCAAGATCGTCGAAGAATCCAGCGTTCGCGAACTGTTCGCCCGGTCGAAGCATCCTTACACGCAAGGACTTCTACGGTCGGTCCCTAAACTCAGCGAGAGTAAGGCGGCAAAGCCAGAGCGCCTGCAAACGATCGAGGGAACGGTCCCGAATCCAACCAACCTGCCGCCTGGCTGCCATTTTGCGCCGCGGTGTGAATTTACAATGGAGCGATGCAAGCACGGTGAGATCCCATTCTATCGCACAGAAGACGGTGCGTTGGTCCGCTGTGTCCTTTATGATGAAGGCTCAAAGACGTTGACCGCGAACGGATGA
- a CDS encoding dipeptide ABC transporter ATP-binding protein: MNTDPHIRSDVLMDVRHLVKHFPVSGSDDVVQAVDGVSFDIRVGETLGLVGESGCGKSTVGRCLLRLIEPTSGEVVFDGKNLLCLQNRQMQALRRQMQIIFQDPYASLNPRMSVRSIVSEPLKVHGIGDKRERNARVEDLLHKVGLDPKYADRYPHEFSGGQRQRIGIARALALNPKLIICDEPVSALDVSVQAQVVNLLQELQEEFGLTYLFISHGLAVVEHISDRVAVMYLGKIVEICDAADLYSDPLHPYSQALLSAIPVPDPTQQRERIVLKGDVPTPIAPPSGCRFRTRCPIAIGQCAETVPELRELKSGHFAACIRAEGYDAATPMQSNDATSAAASS; the protein is encoded by the coding sequence ATGAACACTGACCCACATATCAGATCGGACGTGTTGATGGACGTTCGGCACCTTGTAAAACACTTCCCGGTTTCGGGAAGCGATGACGTGGTACAGGCGGTCGACGGCGTTTCGTTTGATATTCGCGTTGGCGAGACGCTCGGCCTTGTCGGCGAGTCAGGATGCGGCAAATCGACTGTTGGCCGCTGTCTGCTGCGGCTGATCGAGCCGACGAGTGGCGAGGTCGTGTTTGATGGTAAGAACCTCCTCTGCCTTCAGAATCGGCAGATGCAGGCCCTTCGTCGCCAGATGCAGATCATCTTTCAGGATCCCTACGCGAGCCTCAATCCTCGTATGAGCGTCCGCTCGATCGTATCTGAGCCGCTTAAGGTCCACGGTATTGGGGACAAACGTGAACGCAACGCTCGGGTTGAGGACCTGCTCCACAAGGTAGGCCTTGACCCAAAATACGCCGATCGCTACCCGCATGAGTTTTCGGGCGGCCAGCGTCAACGGATCGGGATCGCTCGGGCTCTGGCACTTAATCCAAAGCTGATCATTTGTGATGAACCGGTCTCGGCACTTGACGTTTCGGTCCAGGCTCAGGTCGTAAATCTGCTCCAGGAACTGCAAGAGGAGTTTGGCCTGACGTATCTTTTCATCTCCCATGGCCTCGCCGTTGTTGAGCACATTTCCGATCGTGTAGCCGTAATGTATTTGGGCAAGATAGTCGAGATCTGCGATGCCGCCGATCTGTATTCTGACCCGCTGCATCCGTATTCGCAGGCATTGCTCTCAGCGATACCGGTCCCCGACCCAACGCAGCAGCGCGAGCGCATAGTACTCAAGGGTGATGTCCCAACGCCGATCGCGCCTCCGTCAGGATGTCGATTTCGTACCAGATGCCCGATCGCGATCGGACAGTGTGCCGAAACCGTCCCGGAACTTCGTGAACTAAAGAGTGGTCATTTCGCGGCGTGTATCCGGGCCGAAGGTTATGACGCCGCGACACCGATGCAGTCGAATGATGCAACAAGCGCCGCCGCGTCGTCGTAA
- a CDS encoding HD domain-containing protein codes for MSPPSRKVSLIYFVILTLLVVGLVPHVLTGWFLSDRSGKELRSAENRYQIQLVQEKARQIEMFGRRMSSVVTSLATALELSRDAGVVTSHQTEARLGTMLRENADLAAVYLKPAEGESLSVFRAEALSRNDVDIIADGLDTGGRRGIRIGLPQRIGSTGAMVMTFASDVTVDGAHAARIVGVASLQAIAQSVVGIEPTGAEDLWRQGLPIVFAVDSSGEAVFHPDPSYAASRKPLADLKIVQEWLEDGTQVQSALVPFTANHNGDKIEMIGAYSTARMPDGTSFGVITMQDESRALASVGEMRRTAWMISMALAVAALVVGFVGARFMTAPLMKLAGAAQKISAGDFSTRVEVNSVTEIGTLGETFNVMTDKIEEQIAKLAKAAEENRELFVGTVKALAAAIDGKDKYTRGHSERVSRISVAIGRRMNLPDDEVETLRISALLHDVGKIAVDDNILKKPAALTEEEFEIMKTHPQKGYKIMSQIPAMKDFLPGMYMHHEMVNGQGYPQGLTGDEIPLQAKIVSVADTFDAMTIDRPYQKGMELGAALERLRSFVGTRYQSEVVEALIEACNAGEVANGIVRQMAERRAADVDLEENMLDRLVA; via the coding sequence ATGTCTCCGCCAAGCCGCAAGGTCAGCCTGATCTATTTCGTAATTCTCACCCTTCTCGTCGTGGGGCTGGTGCCGCATGTGCTGACGGGCTGGTTTTTATCGGATAGAAGCGGTAAGGAGCTCCGTTCGGCGGAGAATCGGTACCAGATCCAGCTTGTTCAGGAAAAGGCCCGGCAGATCGAGATGTTTGGGCGGCGAATGAGTTCGGTCGTAACGAGCCTGGCAACGGCGCTCGAACTGTCGCGCGACGCAGGCGTCGTCACGTCACACCAGACGGAAGCTCGGCTGGGCACGATGCTGCGTGAGAATGCAGATCTCGCGGCAGTTTACCTAAAGCCCGCCGAGGGTGAATCTCTTAGCGTCTTTCGCGCGGAGGCCTTATCGCGAAACGACGTCGACATTATCGCCGACGGTCTCGACACCGGCGGAAGGCGCGGGATCCGAATAGGCTTGCCCCAACGTATTGGATCGACCGGTGCGATGGTGATGACCTTTGCCTCGGACGTCACTGTCGACGGTGCCCATGCGGCCAGGATCGTCGGGGTTGCCTCGCTCCAAGCCATCGCGCAGAGCGTGGTTGGGATCGAACCTACTGGAGCCGAAGACCTCTGGCGTCAGGGGCTGCCGATAGTATTCGCCGTTGACAGCAGCGGCGAAGCTGTTTTTCATCCTGATCCATCTTATGCGGCCTCGCGAAAGCCGCTCGCCGACCTAAAGATAGTGCAGGAATGGCTTGAGGACGGAACGCAGGTGCAATCGGCTCTCGTGCCTTTTACGGCTAATCACAATGGCGACAAGATCGAGATGATCGGTGCGTATTCGACGGCGCGGATGCCGGATGGGACGAGTTTTGGCGTGATCACGATGCAGGATGAGTCGCGGGCGCTTGCGTCGGTTGGCGAGATGCGTCGCACGGCGTGGATGATCAGCATGGCCCTTGCGGTTGCCGCGCTGGTTGTCGGGTTTGTCGGGGCGCGGTTCATGACCGCTCCGCTGATGAAGCTGGCAGGCGCGGCGCAGAAGATATCTGCCGGTGATTTTTCGACGCGCGTCGAGGTCAACAGCGTCACGGAGATCGGCACGCTGGGCGAGACGTTCAACGTGATGACCGACAAGATCGAGGAGCAGATCGCAAAGCTCGCAAAGGCCGCCGAGGAGAATCGCGAACTCTTCGTCGGCACGGTAAAGGCGCTCGCGGCGGCTATCGATGGCAAGGATAAGTACACCCGCGGCCACTCTGAGCGTGTTTCGCGCATATCGGTCGCTATCGGGCGTCGCATGAACCTGCCCGATGACGAGGTTGAGACACTGCGTATCTCCGCCCTGCTGCACGATGTCGGCAAGATCGCCGTTGACGACAACATTCTCAAAAAGCCTGCCGCGCTTACCGAAGAAGAATTCGAGATAATGAAGACGCATCCTCAGAAGGGCTACAAGATAATGTCGCAGATTCCTGCGATGAAGGATTTTCTGCCCGGAATGTATATGCATCACGAGATGGTCAATGGCCAGGGCTATCCGCAGGGGCTGACGGGCGATGAGATCCCTCTCCAGGCAAAGATCGTGTCGGTCGCTGACACGTTTGATGCGATGACGATCGACAGGCCGTATCAGAAGGGAATGGAGCTTGGGGCCGCGCTCGAGCGGCTTCGCAGTTTTGTGGGCACGCGTTATCAATCTGAGGTTGTCGAGGCCTTAATTGAGGCTTGCAATGCGGGCGAAGTGGCAAACGGCATCGTCCGTCAGATGGCCGAGCGGCGCGCGGCCGATGTCGATCTGGAGGAAAACATGCTCGACCGGCTGGTTGCCTGA
- a CDS encoding S41 family peptidase — translation MKYYSFGLIALTFSLFLSGFVYAQPGNSTTAVPPSSEKAVVKSNAERPASVESIRDDLREALASIEGNYVGGKSLKYDEIFKRSIEGALHTLDPHSSYFDAKENEQFRNDQSSRYFGIGATIGDLSTPDGKVIATYIKATFDGAPAHRAGLRYGDKIVDVNGKSMLGKSFSEVRGELRGTQGTLARVTVERMATGKRETVDIIRDAVAQPSISEAYMIRPGVGYVAMRQGFNTTTYAEFVGAMRELKAAGMQQLVLDLRDNGGGLVMQAYRVANAFLSEGQTIFTQRGRIEVVNERYPAQNRTPERSPVVILVNRSTASASEILAGALQDHDRALIVGENTFGKGLVQNPFQLDYGSMLLLTIAKYQTPAGRQIQRDYSNGELYNYQTDGGSFRDDSDTDPRSKGPESKTDTGRSVYGGGGIDPDVVVKPRTIPIERARFQQKIASPVFAFAMELALGKVKGFEGYKVDGPIRYGYDLKATDFPINEGVYAAFKQFAASKYHFTAAQLDPEREFVERALRTELVTAAYGSQTSFQVYNDYDDQLLKAIDLLPQARQLAVQGERARLDGQTANPRLN, via the coding sequence GTGAAATATTATAGTTTCGGCCTGATAGCGCTGACCTTCAGCCTGTTCCTGTCGGGGTTCGTTTATGCTCAACCGGGAAACTCGACTACTGCCGTCCCGCCGAGTTCCGAGAAGGCTGTCGTTAAATCGAACGCGGAGCGGCCGGCCTCGGTCGAGTCGATCCGTGACGATCTTCGCGAGGCTCTGGCTTCGATCGAGGGCAACTACGTTGGCGGTAAGTCCCTCAAGTACGATGAGATATTCAAAAGGTCGATCGAGGGTGCTCTTCATACGCTCGATCCACACTCGAGCTACTTTGATGCCAAAGAGAATGAGCAGTTTCGAAACGACCAGAGCTCCCGATATTTCGGCATCGGTGCGACGATCGGTGATCTGAGCACTCCGGACGGGAAGGTGATCGCCACATATATCAAGGCGACGTTTGACGGAGCACCCGCGCACCGCGCGGGGCTAAGGTATGGTGACAAAATAGTCGACGTTAATGGCAAGTCGATGTTGGGCAAGTCGTTCAGCGAGGTTCGGGGCGAGCTCAGGGGAACACAAGGCACTCTCGCACGCGTAACGGTCGAGCGAATGGCGACGGGAAAGCGCGAGACGGTTGATATCATTCGCGATGCCGTTGCCCAGCCGTCTATCAGTGAAGCATATATGATCCGTCCGGGCGTTGGCTACGTTGCGATGCGTCAAGGATTCAATACCACGACCTATGCCGAATTTGTCGGGGCCATGCGAGAGCTTAAGGCGGCCGGAATGCAGCAGCTCGTGCTCGACCTGCGTGATAACGGCGGTGGCCTGGTCATGCAGGCATATCGCGTGGCGAATGCGTTCTTGTCGGAGGGGCAGACGATCTTTACGCAGCGGGGCCGGATCGAGGTCGTTAATGAGAGATATCCGGCACAAAACAGGACGCCGGAGCGGTCACCCGTGGTGATACTCGTAAACCGCAGCACGGCCTCAGCATCCGAGATCCTCGCCGGTGCTCTGCAAGACCACGACCGGGCATTGATCGTTGGCGAGAATACGTTTGGCAAAGGCTTGGTTCAGAATCCGTTCCAACTCGATTACGGCTCGATGCTGCTACTGACGATCGCAAAATATCAGACTCCCGCGGGACGTCAGATCCAGCGGGACTACTCGAACGGAGAACTGTATAACTACCAGACCGACGGCGGAAGCTTTCGCGATGATTCCGATACGGATCCCAGATCGAAGGGTCCTGAGAGCAAGACTGACACGGGCCGAAGCGTTTACGGCGGCGGCGGCATCGACCCTGACGTTGTTGTGAAGCCACGAACGATCCCCATTGAAAGGGCCCGTTTCCAGCAGAAGATCGCGAGTCCGGTATTCGCATTTGCAATGGAACTCGCTCTTGGCAAGGTCAAGGGTTTTGAAGGATACAAGGTTGACGGGCCTATAAGATACGGTTACGACCTGAAGGCGACGGATTTTCCGATCAATGAGGGCGTTTACGCTGCTTTCAAGCAGTTCGCTGCGTCGAAATATCACTTCACGGCGGCCCAGTTAGATCCGGAGCGCGAGTTTGTAGAACGTGCACTTCGGACCGAGCTTGTGACTGCTGCCTACGGCTCTCAGACGTCGTTTCAGGTATACAACGATTACGACGATCAGCTGCTCAAGGCGATCGATCTGCTCCCGCAGGCAAGACAGCTCGCAGTTCAGGGTGAGCGCGCCCGTCTCGACGGGCAGACTGCCAATCCTCGCTTAAACTGA